TGGTGGGAGATGGTTCCAGTACCTGAAATCAGTTATGACGGCTGAGTTCGGTGTTTGTTTTGTGGGTTTGGTGTTTGCAGGATGAGTCCTTATTGTTTGAGAAATTTTGTTACGATGCATGCCATAATCATTAGCATCATCATGACTATCATCAAAAGATTTCTTCTTGCCCTCAAAGTGGTAACCAGCTATTTTCCTAGGCCTATCCTTGATGCCATGAACTTGCTTTCCAGTTGTAGCCTTATTCTGTACAAATATAAATAGAATCAGGATATAATACAACCACCAATATTAACAAAGAAACTGCTTCccaacaaattttattatacaaGTCAAATATGATTTGTTTGTGTCCTACAGCAAAACCAAACAAGAGGTTGAACTGTGGAATTTGAGTGAGTTTGGTCGGATGTAATGAGAAGTTTGGTTATGACTAATGAGTAGTTTGTTTCAAAATTGAGATTGAATTGATATGAGAATTAGGTTAAAATTATGTGAATGCTGAGTAAGGTTTAGCTTGTCCGGGTTAAATAGCAGTGTCTGCATTCAAATTTTCTGTTTGGTTGGTTGTAGTAAAAAAACATGTTAAGAACTACGGCGGTGGTTTAGAAGTACCGCCTACCAAGTGATCACTGCCTGGGCCCGGGAGGTTATACTACTTGATCAGCactaatttttttgaacttctAAATTCTTGAATAGATGGAGCAATGCCTTTGAGTCACTATTTGGCACATTTAAGCTTCAGAATATTTTCTGCTCAATTGTTGAAAACTCTATGATAATTTTGGGACAAAAAGGAGCTAAGAAAAACAAGCTTAATATTGAACAAAAATTGATGTGATACTCGAGCTCGTTATATATTTGTGTAGGACACTAGTTTAGATTACATCAAAATGAATTGAATGTGTAAATATAAACAGAATCAGACATAGTTCTAACCTTATTAGGAGATATTTGCAGAGCACTTGGATTTGAAGAATATGCTGTCATGGCATCTTCAGATAATTCTAAAATTTCATAATCTTGTGTTCTTGAGCGTTTCATGTTTAGGTGGATGTTTAGACTCGGGCGTATTAGAATAtgtgatataaatatatgtgcTTGTTTGGAGAGGTTGTGTTAAATTTAGTAGACCAACTGAATTACAATTGTGGAGTTGTATAGTCAGAAGGAGTTGAATTTTTATCATTGTGCACCACATGACTCATAGTACAGTTAGGAGTTTTTAAAGTTAATCTTGTTTTTTTAAtcgtaaaatattttataaacatacttctataatttttaactttaaaatatataattttgatcaaTGGCCGTCTCTATTGAACCAAATATGGCACGTGAACTTTTAAGTGAAGTTATGAGGTCAGGCCTTTGACCTGATATAATCGTGATTTGAACACTGCATCTGTTTATTCTTAGTAGTCTAGCTTTTGTAACTAACATTTGGAGGCTTGTTTAAAGAATGCAAAAGTGATTATAGTACTAATTACTATTCTAAAGTCATGTTATACTTTAAATTATTCCTCTTATGGCCAATCTTCTATTTAAGCACCTCCATCCTCTCTTCTTCCTTCAACAAACTCAGTAGTATTCATATTTCTTTAGTTTGTTGTGGCAACTGGAGTAAATGCAGACCGAGAGAGCGCGTTGTGCCGGATATTGAAGGACTACAAGGGTTCGGAGGAGAGGTTATCCATGCTTAAGAATAGAAACCTGGTGAAAATACAGAGGAAAAAAAGGTCTTGGTTGTGGTGTGGAAATTGAGGCATGGAAGTATCAGCTGATCATTGTGCAACCACAATGCTAGATCATGAGTCGTAGTTCAAAGCTCAGTAAGTCATCAATGTTAGTCTCATCTCCCTGTCTAACATTCAGAACTGGATACTACATTAGAATATAATCTAATCGCGTAGATTTTTCTGTTCCCCAGGTTCAAAAGGCCATTAAGTGGACCTTTGGAGCTGAAGAACACGCGTGGAAGAGACCTGTTCTTGACATTCATGGCTCACGATGGTCCTACAGCTAATCCTTTTTGAAGGCATGCTCCTACAGCTAATCTCGATGGTCTAATCCAACTATAACCGGTTTCTTAATCCAGACACAGGAGAACCAGAGAAGTCATTTTAATCCAGAAATGTAAACATACTAAACTGTAGGAATTAAGGCCTGATTCAATTTCACTCCAGAATGTAAACATACTAAACTGTAGTAATTGAGGCCTGATTCAATTTCACTCCAGAATCTTTGTAGAGAGATAGTATTTAAGATGGCCAGAAATTTATACAGATTTTGAAAATGCGACTCAGTTTTCTTTGTCTTCACCATGTACAGCATACAGACCCTTCCCTGCCATTCACTATGTTCCCATAACCTGTGACCTTACTTCACACATCGGGTTCGAGCACCTACTATATAATCCGATTCCCCTATACACagtattagaatataatatgatcctgttAAGCCcttctctaacaccttgagattttaggagaattggtcacttaacatggtacAGGGCAATATTTCATCACAGATGTTTATGCGCCAAGTATTAGGGGCTTAGAACCAGATTGCTAGTAATATACAACTAAAATTTCTTTAAGATTAGGAATGCTAGTACAAGTATGATACACAATGTTACAAAAGCTtgagataaatataaatatcgatTACAGCAAAAGCATAAGCATGATCAACACCACCCATTAGACTTCTTCAATCTCATCCAATGCATAGTTGTTTGTTGATACACCTGCATAGTTCACTTTCTTGAACCGCACCACAACTGGATATTGCGTTTTCGGGTCCTGCAGATCACAGAGATGTTAAAATCAACACAACATTTAGCCatttaattatgttaatataatttaattaaccAGGGAAATTTACTTGATCAACAGCTACAACTGATCCAGTGCCTTTGTACCAGTAGGATTCCTTGCTCAGAATCTTCACGTGTCCAATTCCAGGTTCACAAAAATCAGGACTCATGCATGCACTGCTCGGACTTTCTACATCTTGTTACACTTCACTAAAATACGGACGTATCCACTAGACTATGACAGACACGTtgtaaaattagtaaaaaaaaaatattaaactaaaaaatgctACTTGAGCGCGATTATTCCTGAAAGTAACAAAAATGTTTTAGAAGTGAACCATATCTTGAAATTATGTGAAAAAACCCACAAATGACTTAAAAAATTTAGAGTCAGGTCATTAGGAAACTTTTACATGATGAAGGTATCATCAATACCATGGCAGGTGCTTCCCTTGTGACAAAAGATCACATGAAACATTTATTCAGCAATTTGTTACACCCTGCTTTTCCAATTCATTTGGCACTATAATAGCCAATTGTATTGATAATTAGGAATTTGTTACACCCTGCTTTTCCAATTCATTTGGCACTATAATAGGCAATTGTATTGATAATTAAACTGTCATGCCAGAAGAATTTATTTCATCTGTAagctgaaatatttttttgatgcaCCAAGCTGTCTCTTAGCTATATAATTCACAATTCATTTGAGCATAATTCCATAGGTCATCACAGATAAGTTGAGCAAATATAAAAAGATCAGTTTGAAAATATGTAATCAATTTCTTACACCCTGGTTTTCCAATGCATTTGGCAGCAGAATAGGCAATTCTATTGATAATTAAACTCTCATGTCAGAAGaaattatttcatttgtaaggtgaaatatttttttgatgcaCCAAGCTGTCTGTTTTATTGAAGGAAAATCCTGAAGCCAGTGCGTCATCTGTAAATACTTTTAATCATAGATATCCGTcatatataaattgaaaaaataatcacATCCTGGCAACATCCTGACATTGTATGACACcaaatgtattaaaataaagACTCATGCAAATGAAATAAAACCAGGGTACAGTAAACCAGAGAAACTGTGATGGAGAGTATAATGTAAACTTTAACATGGAAATAGGGGGAAAAACCTTATATATCAAAGTCATATGATAGTCTGTAATCTCAATTTTTTCCAGATTTGAAACATGAATAACTCTAATAATACTACGcttatcaataataataataatggtaGATTTTTAAGAACCTTTCTGTAATTTCCAAAAATGCCAGATTAAGTCTTAGAACGTCGGCTCTTGTTTTCAGACTTTCCCTTTGTACCAGAATTTGCTGGTGGAATCTGATCTCCATTCATTGTATCCCTCGGAGCATCATGATATTGTTTGACTTCTAAAAAGCTCTTTGATGTATTTTCTGGATTAGGTAGAAGTTGGTCTGAATTTTTATGATCATCTGGTGTTTTTCTCTTGTTCTGAAGGTGACGTTTGGATGGTTCCTTGGTTTGATGGGCCAAGTTATGTTCTGGCTTGTCTTCGAAAGAATCAATTTTTGAAATGGCAGTTGGTCTTGTCATTTCCACTTCTTCTATGTCCGTCACTGTGAACCCTTCTCTATGCTGAACTGTATTGTATTGATTCAGTTTTAGCTTAAATATGCAGGTCTTGCCCACCATGTTATTTAAAACCGATGGAATAATCTCTGGGGTTGCGTTCTGTAGCACGAGAACCAACATAtataatgattaaaaaatataatacaattgTATTAAGGGAAGCATTTATAACGGGTTATAAAGTTGAATACCTGGTCAGTGTTGAGTAAATGTTGTGCTGAGACTTTTATTAGTTGCATGACATGTCTATCAAATATGACAAACGACGTATCAGAAGTTGAATCCTGAACTGCAAGTGTTACTTTATATACCGGTATTGGTTTTGTTTCATCCGAACATTTGATACATTGGGCGAAGTCATTCAATTTTTTGCCGCACTTGTTGCACCCAGTATAATACCATCCATGGGCGGGAAATAAGCCAATCACCGTTGCTTTAGTATAGAATTCAATAAACTGCACATTAAATTAACAACATACAATGTGTATTGTGAATAAATAAGCCTTCTGGTATAGTTTGCAACATCAGTGACGAAAAGTATGCTTGTTATTTCTTACATTTTTTCCATCCGGTAGTTGTGCTTCAAACAGTTCTGCTATTGGAACAGTTTCAACATTCGCCGTCATCGGTTGGTCCTGGGTCCTCATAGATGGCACAAGTGTGGGTATTATAGTATTTTCCAATTTAGTACTTTCACGGAGTGTTGTGACAGCTTCGTGGTCAATGTTGAAAAAGTACTGTGTTGAACTGCTTGACCACAACACAATTTCTCCTACAAAGTTGCGAGATGACAGTGATTAAGATTATATGAGCTATTATTAAGAAAAGTTTGAAAACAATTGAATTGTTACCTCTGACAAGTCTAGTGGAAGTTCCAGTTATGATAACGACGACATTTGGCTGGTTGTACTCATTTTTCCGGTTGAGGAAATCAAATGCTTGATTCTCCCACAGTGTGAGTGTTATCTCATCCCTGAAAGAGAAATAGTAATATCCATGTATAAAGAAGATTTCTTAACCATGTTAATTGTTATGTATACCAATGTATATTTTTTGGGTTGAAATTCTTGCACGTGTGTAATAAAAACCAACCTTTCGTCTGAGAGGACAATATCTAATGACTTCTTCCCGCTTTTTGCAGTTTGTATATCGGTATAATCTTTCAACTTTCCCACAacatctaaaaaaaaaatatgtatatgagtATTCTATAGAACTAAATGATGCTTTTGTGCTTGAGTATTTCAAAGTATTCAAAAAAGGCTAGTACTAACGGATGTATGAGTTACTACCTATAAGAGTTACAACATCTCCGAGTCTTCCTCTTGCCTGTGCGAAAGTCTTCAGGCCAAATTGAAGCATAGGTATAGCTGGTACATCGCCAAGTTTCTTGACATTGGTCTTTCGATGGAAGTTAATAGCATACTCTCCCGGCACAGGCCTGTAAGTGTCGGGCGCAGGGACTACATCATAGTCTGAGATCAAGTATACAGTTCCAAGTTGCAGTCTTTTTGAGAAATCTGCTATCAAACCAAACTGCAGTGGCCCGGCCTGGAATTGGGTTCCCTGCACAGTGTGTGTGTTGTATTAAGATGTTTTCCAAGTCAATTTTCCATATAGATTGGGACaacaaacacatacatatataataaggaATAAAACAAACCTCTTTGTccataatgatataatatataataaggaATAAAACAAACCTCTTCGTCAATAATGATATAAGTTTTGGTTGTGGCATATGTCGCTCCTGCTTTTCTCCCTTCCCAttctcttgaaattctaacTTTAATGAATTCTGTTCCTCTTCCAAGAGTTAGTTCCTTCAATAATCTGCATGCCTCCATTACTGTGTTTGATGATTCGGGTTTTTGCTTTCTTTGGTTGCTAGGAGGTGGTTTGGTTAGAGTTAGAAGAAGCCTCGTGCAAAAGGGAATTTATATATAGATAAGAGAATAGATGAGATTGATTTTAGTTAGGACTATAAATATGAAGTTCAGCATAATTCTATTTGACGTCTAACACATTTGAAGTTCTGGGAAACTATAATTTGAGAGGTATTAGGTTTATAATTTTCAGCAGTACCAGTATTTatgctattttatttttatagctAAATTAGTTTTATGTAgcatacatttattttaaatttggaaaaatatatttaattttatatactgaatatttaatttatctaaatgtaaattatttttcgaCAAACATCTTGTTACATgtttttaacatatataaatcaatTGTATAAATATCATATTAGGTATTATCACATTAAATACAAAATCAGATATTTTTAATAGTAATTTGTTCATATTTCTTTTATCTTATTTAGAAatgttgatattttatttatcgGTTAAGACGAAAATATAGTTTTGGAGATTTAATTATGGTTTTGGAGATTCTTGTTATGTGTTTTTAACATATAAAACTGGATAGGAATTATGACATTAAATACaaacattcatattttatttatgttaatcTGTTAAATgctattatttgtttatttgaaaatggtgatattttatttattgccGAAAAAGAAATATCACTTTTGGAAAAATTTTATTAGTTATAAcgaatgaaaatataatattttaagaaaaatatatttttacgtgtttttaacatatataattgaaTTGTATAAATATGATGTTAGGTATTAtcacattaaatataaatattgatattataatttaattcttaacaccattttattattattttagtattaatgaattggagAGCCAACAAGACATGATTAGCAGCAGAGGGAAGAACCTGAGTACCCCATAGAGCACTCACTTTGCGAGTACTGAGCACTTACTTAGCTGTGCAATGTAAGATTCTTTCAAACCAATCAGCCCCAAATTGAAGGATTCAGTCTTGTTATGAACAGGGGGAACCTGTGTTTAGGCAGGTGTAAGATTATCATTCTTCAAGTTGGGAGCTGCTATGAGATATGACTGAAATACCTGTATAAAAAGATCTCCTGATCAGAAGGTAGGTAATGTTTAAAGGGTGAGCACAAGCATTCGCAGGCCAGCACAAAAATCTGGCTGTGCCGCGCAAAGTCCCGTTGATTCTCCTGCACAATTAGTGAAATGGCATCAAGCAAAACTTAGAAGAACCTCCTCTGGGTTATACACTCCATGCATTGTGTATCAGGTATCACATATATCAGGTGGATACTGTTATGGACTCTATGGAGTGTTCATGCTCTTCCTGCTATAGGATTTGCTGACTTGTAATAACAATATATACAAACCAACCCCAAGCAGCTGGTATACTCTTTTAGTGCTTGTAAAcaacaaagaaagaaaaaaaagagaaacaaaGATTGTATGTAGAAATCATAGGCTATGTTGAAGTCATTGTCAACTACTGGTAACAATCCAACTGATCTATATAATCATCTGCTATATGTAGTAGTCCTAAAATGAAATTCCATAAGTAAATAATATTAGCAAGACGGAAGAATGAATCCGCGGAATTCCCAAAAAAAACGAAGCTAATTTATTTTTAGCATCACAAGTTGGCAAAAATCTCATGATAAACGACATTTTTCGTCATGCCAACAAATGGGTGAGTTTCATTTTCACACACTATATGCAACCCCAATGGTGTTGTTACTCTCGATATCGCCACATAAAACTGTCCATGGCTGAAAACTGGTCTAGGCAAATATAAGCCAACATATTTAAGCGTTTGTCCTTGGCTTTTGTTTATCGTCATTGCATAACAGAGTGATACGGGAAATTGAACTCTTTTGAGTGTAAAAGGAAGTGTTGTGTCTGACGGCCGCATACAAATACGTGGGATGAAAGCCTTCTGACCAATATGATTGCCGGTAACTATGACAGCTTCTATAACTCGGGCACATAATTGAGTGACAATTAATCGTGTTCCGTTGCACAATCCCTTGCTAGGAGCCAGATTCCTTAACAGAACAATTGGAGCTCCAATTTTGAGCTCGAGCTGATGATTAGGTACTCCTGCTATTCTTAAAGAATTCAAATATTCTGATGTGTACATGGTTTCCATTGATTCATAATTAACCGTGCTTTTACAAACTGAATCCACGCTTCGATATATTTTGGACTGGCCTGCAAACAATCCAATTGAAGTTAAATTGGAGTAGTGTAACATATGTATGAAATAGTAGTGAACATAAATTTGAAGCAGCAAAAGGAATTCTATATAAAACTGAAAAAAGACAATTagcttttgtcaaaaaaaaaaatacaattagcTGATTAACAACTtgttttttcccaaacacttctTACTTTTCTTCGGCATTTCACATGTCACTCTAATTCTGAATTAAAACCAGCAGTTGGCCTCTGAAACTGCATAATATTTAGGACATTGGCCCAAATATAATTTACGTAAAGATATAGCTATAGATAACCCCATTGGAGTATATATTGATCTTCTTTGgctaaaattttacataatcattTTGGCCAATCAATATAGCTAACCATTATACATATATTCTTTGGATAGCTTCTCTAAGGGTCCCTTCTCTAGTAGAGATGGTGAAGGAGAGGATCAGAAAAGTAATGCAAAGATTTAAGCAATACGATGATCATACAAGATGGAGTTTAAACAATGTAAGAGAAAGCGTAAATAAACTTATAACTAAATCAACAAACCTAGAAGCAAACTATTGACGACCAAACAATTAGTTGCCTATCTCAAGCTTAGATATTATATGCAGACACAAATATTCCTTCTAACCAAGCCTGTATAAATTAGTGGATTATTCTCACTATAGCTAGAATGGACGGTATAACAACTGAAAGTGTTGAGAGCCGTGGTGAGTGAAAGGCTTGCTTTTCTTTGAATAAGAACTAAATTTTATGGATGGATCATAATTTACAGATTGATAAAATTGCTGGTGGAGTTAGACTTGGCTTCAGTGTGATTGAAGATGAAATTACTGATGTTCCAGTGCATATAGATTGCTTAGTTTATCCCCCTACTGATGGTGTCATTCCAGTTTACCGAGCTGTAAGAAATGGACCAAAGAAAGATCAAACAGCTCCTGGGGAGCAAAGGATCATGAAAAGCCTTCTAGCTGCCCTGAAAAAATCAGTCGAAATAGCCAGACTTTGAAGCAAGCCATTATGTTGGTTGTAATAATGCATTTCCTCTGTAGTATTATGGGGGTGTTCGGCAATTCttatttatcataaataagTACTTGTCTCAATTGACTAAGGTTTGAAATAGTTTATTCTTAACTGTATAAGAACCAGCCGGGGCTAGGTAAATTTTCTCCCTAACATTCGGAGTTTAACCAGCCCCTACCCTGGGGCTATGTGATATGATAAAGAAGGGATAACAGTTTTATTTTTCTGGTTTTGAACAGGTTTTTGACATATTAATCTACTTAAACTAACtataataaaatcaattaaCCACAATAAATTATCAAACAGCTTCCATAAAACATTGATAAAGGTGATTTTTTACTGACCTGTAAATCTTTTCATGACCTCTTTGTTAATAAGATCAACGTCTTCATTCAATGGAGTCAAGATAGCACGGTCCCTGAAATATCCTGAATCATTAGAGCTGTTGCATAATTCACCATACACAGCATCAATAATAGCCTTTTTCCCATCATCTCCAGGATCAAGGTTCAATTCTGAAGGAATCTCTATCCAGCATGGTTCATTACCCTCAACAGATGGTACTGTTGGCACGACCCCATCGCCAACACTAACAACCCAATCTGCATATGGTACCTGCTGTCCTGAAATTGTCACTGGTGGAACATCAGATTCTATTCGCATATTTTTATCCAGTTTAAAAACCTTACAATAATCCCATAAGTATGACTTGTTAATAGATGCCATCACAATGTCTTCACGGCCTTTTCGGGGCAGCACAGGAAGTATCTGCCTGAAATCACCACCTAATAAGACTGTCTTCCCTCCAAACGGTTTAGTCAGGTTATTCTCATCTTTATGTCGCATAAGATCACGGATTGACCTGTCAACAGCCTCAAAAACATGTTTATGGTTCATTGGGGCTTCGTCCCATACTATCAAATCAGATTGTACAATCAGTTCTGCCAGAAATGACTGTTGTTTTATGTCACACGTGCTATTCTCATCAATGTCAATCGGTATTTTAAATCTTGAATGTGCAGTCCGGCCTCCCTCAATTAGGAGCGAAGCAATGCCAGAAGATGCAACTGCAAGTACTATTTTTCCTTCAGATCTGAGAGTGTTAATTATAGTCTTCCATAAAAAGGTCTTTCCAGTGCCACCATACCCGTATACAAAGAATAGCCCCCCTTTCTCACAGATGACATTGTTAATGacattatcaaaaatatctgcctgTTTGTCATTTAACATCTCGCGACATTTCTTTCCTTCAACTGCTAATGCATGCCTGTCATACATATTTTCTTCGTACAACAGAGTGTTTGTGCTTTGTCGTTGTAAATCTCGATCTAGTTTTGGTAAGGTTGGGAAATCTGCTAAAGTCTTACCTCTTTTTCGTAGTTGCAAGTCAACATCATATAGCGTTAGGCTCTCAAGTTGCTCGTCATTTATAACAAAAGCACGATTTGGAAAATGTTTTCTTTGTCTGTGCTCAATATCATCAGAAAAAGATTTCCAATGCTTGTCCCATAATGCTCTAACATCCGAGAtatcacaaaataataatagCGTAACAAATAACTCACGCAATTGAGCTCCGGTTTGGTGGGTGGAAGCATCTGTAATTGCAGTGTGCCATTCATCATCACATTCCAAAAGACCATGGTGAAAGCAAGCTTCTTTGTAGGTGTTGTACACTACACCATTAACTGTGCGAACATCCTCAAAAGATGTTGCACCCTTCACAATGTTCAACAACATTCTTAGATAAAACCTTTCACCTGCGATGGGAAAACAATGGGCAAATTACTCTACAAATAACATAGATGGTTGAAAATGATCATTTTTACATTGCAATAAATGTACATACCAGCGGTGGGGTGGACATACACCATGCGACCAATTACACACATCTTTTTCTTTCGCCGCTGCCATATTTTTCCGGTGTTATCCCAAAAGTATTTTTCAGGGAACTCAACAAAGGTTAAATCCCTAGCAGCTGGATCTTCTCGATTTACTCGAAACCACTGAATGAACATAGTTGCATTAGGGTCTATTCTGTCCACAACTGTCGTCAAAGTCTCGTCTTCTCGAAAGTAAACTTGTTGTTCATTCTCTAAATGAAACACTAATTTTATAACAACCGGTTTGTGATGGTGAATAGGAAATTCAAATATACGCCAACACGCCTCTGCAGAAGAAAGATAGCGGCATGAAACATATTCTTCCACCTCATTAACATTGACAATTTGTTTAGTGTCATTGGTAACTACAGCATTAGCTGTCTCAACAACGACAGTTGCTCTGTCTGGACCTTTATTCACGTATTTAAACATATACTTGATCAAACGCCCCTGATTACACCATTCAATGTTTATATGAGCCTGATACTTCACAAGAAGACCCCTGTTGTATGGAACAACAAACCTGGAGATTgatatacaatataaataagTTAGGCAGGTAGAATTACAAACCATATAGTTCTATTAACTTACTGATATGTAAAATGAGAACCTGTTGTCAATttcaatatctttttctttGAAGTGTACAGTATGCTTGTGATCCCGACGTCTGTAGACTGCATAACCGTTGGAgtcaattgtagtttcatttgtgAATTCTTTCGGATAGTATTTGGTACATTTTCCATCCTTCATGCACGGGCACTCTATGTTGTATGCTCCACATGGGCCATGGATCATATGCCTTGAAACAGCATCATAACCAATTTCATCACTTTCTTTGTCAGGAATTTCAGCACATATTAACTGGTCAATGTCATCAGTTGAGTGACACTTGTCAGATTCCTCAAGCCACACAATTATATGTGCATGGGGTAAGCCCCTTTTCTGAAATTCAATGGTATATGCAACTGCAAAGGAAACATAATCACGAGTGAGTGAACATTTATGTCAATAATTTATTCTTcaaatagaaaaattaaaagaaattgtGAATGATGAAGCTGTTTCTGCTCAGGTATATTGGCAGACTCTTTATCATCTTATGGCATTCTTTATATATGACTATTTGTGAACTGTGTTTATGCTCTTATCAACACTACTCTTCCATCTTGTTGGGTCAAATAAATTGGAAGATGTGgggcttttttttttcctgcaaCTAAATAAGAATTACACTAGATAGATG
This genomic window from Daucus carota subsp. sativus chromosome 7, DH1 v3.0, whole genome shotgun sequence contains:
- the LOC108192439 gene encoding uncharacterized protein LOC108192439 is translated as MEACRLLKELTLGRGTEFIKVRISREWEGRKAGATYATTKTYIIIDEEGTQFQAGPLQFGLIADFSKRLQLGTVYLISDYDVVPAPDTYRPVPGEYAINFHRKTNVKKLGDVPAIPMLQFGLKTFAQARGRLGDVVTLIDVVGKLKDYTDIQTAKSGKKSLDIVLSDERDEITLTLWENQAFDFLNRKNEYNQPNVVVIITGTSTRLVRGEIVLWSSSSTQYFFNIDHEAVTTLRESTKLENTIIPTLVPSMRTQDQPMTANVETVPIAELFEAQLPDGKNFIEFYTKATVIGLFPAHGWYYTGCNKCGKKLNDFAQCIKCSDETKPIPVYKVTLAVQDSTSDTSFVIFDRHVMQLIKVSAQHLLNTDQNATPEIIPSVLNNMVGKTCIFKLKLNQYNTVQHREGFTVTDIEEVEMTRPTAISKIDSFEDKPEHNLAHQTKEPSKRHLQNKRKTPDDHKNSDQLLPNPENTSKSFLEVKQYHDAPRDTMNGDQIPPANSGTKGKSENKSRRSKT